The genomic window AAAGTCTTATTGGTGACTGACTTTTTTCGTCTAACgtttcttatattattttcattcCCAACTTAGATAATAAGTTTTAAAGGACCATATTCCCCTTTAATTTCTTTGGTCAATTTCATGGACCACATTATAAGTTAAATGAATGGAAATGCAGATAAACGAGAAATAAGTCTCTAGACCGGATTCTGATTTTCACAATTCAAGATCCAAGAATATTCACGGTAATCCAAGAATATCCACGATAATATCCACGATAATATCCACGGATTCTAAATTCTTGTAAGTAACGTTATGTATTAACTTTATTTCAATGTAGCAAAACTCTAGGAGAATGGGCTTTTAAAGTGCacgaaaaacatttttttaagcCAGACACCAACAAATAGAACTTATCTATAAATCCATAGATGTGACTAAAAATAATCCAATCCacaaaatttatctttttgaaaTGTCTTATTTGTTGTAGAATAGTCTCTATATAAAATGCATCTctctatttaatttaataaaaagatgGAGACAAATGGACAATGACACCATCACACAACGTCCACAAAACATTAACGAGCCTAATCTATTCAACTAAAAATTAATCTCCATCGCCATCAAACTTTACCatatacataagaaaaagtCATCAAAAGTCGATTTGACAGGATCAGAAGATGCATCAAaatcagcaaaaaaaatacttcGAAAAAATCATCACAACTTATAAtagaatttagaattcaactataataaaaaaaaagtatacatATTGAAATTCTTAAAATTCGTTACAACATCACGAATCTGTAATATTTGCTATTCGTATAAGCAAAATGTACAATTCACATCACTAAGACAGATTACTTAACGAAGACGTTTAGTTACCTTATTTTTCTTCGTCGCCGTTTCACACACTAACACTACAACTAGTGGTAAACGTATACTTAACGGCGTTGTCTCCGACGATAACTCCGTTAGCTTTGTTACCGAAGTTTATATATGCTGGACACTTCACATGAAGATGATACTTCCCGGTGATAAAAGTCCCAACCTTCCACCTCACTCTACCATCAGCACGAATGATCAACAAAACGACACCGTTATCTTTATCGGTGTCAAGACTAACGCCGTTAAAAGGAGCGATGGGAACGGAGGTTCCGTAAACAAACGGCGACCAGATGTCGACATCTTTGTGTCCCTGATACGTGGGAGGGATTGATGTTGGGAAAGTGATTTGTTGGCTCCGGTAAGTAGCGTAGACGTCAAGCCGGTCGTAGTAAATGCCGATTTTGTTGTTAGGGTTCCGGGAAGAGAGAGTGATTTGGAAGTTGGAGGTGAGGAGGTTCGGTGGATTGCCGGAGACGTTGAAGGCGTAGACGGTGGCGTCTTGGAGGATGAAGCGTGGCTTTGATGGTTGGAGAATTGCCCAAATGAGGAGGATTGttaggaagatgatgaagaggacGAAGATTATTGACCAAAATATTCGCCTTATTAGTTTCCGGCGAGAGTGGCCGTGGTTTTCACAGTCTTTCATGGtggttgttttttttctttctccgaCGGtgagtggtggtggtggggagaAGGTGGAGAAGTTGTtaagagattttttgttttagtgatgGCTCTAAATAATGGGCTAATTATATGTAGGATTTATAGGAGTGTGATAGGGAAATAAAGGTATTCTCATATTATAAACTATAATAATTCTCCCTAATATTAAAGgtattctttaaaaaaaaaaattgtaatcaaaacaaagacccttttaaagaaacaagtattctacatttttattttccatttaatcacaacaatatatttttaaaaatcatgcTAACCTTCttacataaaatttatgttgtgatatatttattgttaacTGTCATTTTGTATTCTCTAtaattcattttgtttttttcctacatttatataaatgttgAAAATTTATGAATGCGTGATTGATGTGGTCGGTGCAAGTGTTCTTTAGAAAGGTGACTTTATGTGTGGTCGAAGAATTTTTCATCGGCTCCCCTCCAACCATAATAAGCAATTCAACTAGCTAGTTATAATTTCACTTTCAGCTTCacgatatataaaaaattcattATCAGTAGATTCTCTAGTGTGAAATCAAACTACATATATAGTAACTTGCTTGTTTCAAACAGtaatttgtgtttgttaaatttgatttttccatGATCATGGAACTCGGATTTGTACCATCcctcaaaataaaaagttcaGAAATTTGGAGCTGTCACATGGGTAAATGAGTTTTCACTACAAATTATTAGTCCATTTGTGATACGAATTTATAGACCAatctaactttttatttatttaatgatCATATATTGCGTATACATGTGTGGATTAATAATTTGATAGAGATTGAAAGAAAGTTCAATTTATCCACGTAATTTCCAATACAGAAAAAGAGGACGTAAGTGACCTAACACTAGTTGCCAAAGCAGAAACCACCACTTTTTCCATCATTTTCCTTGTCGTGTTACGTTGATTAACTACTCTAAATATTCTGTAATTTTGGAGAGAAAGTATTAGACGGGGCACTAATTTCTCTATCGGTATCGGTCGACATATATTTGGTCTAGTCGTGATTAAAGTAGTTTTCGAAATTTTAGACAATAGCGATATTAATAGGGAGGGTTCTTTTCATCTTTGGCGTAAAAAAAGGGGAATAGCTTGAATTCgtgaaacaaaagaacaaaatcacgAAAACGGCCTTCATAGTTCATATTTTTGCCAATAtagttattttatatatcatcaaatacGCTTCGTATTgatattttacaaaaagacATCTAATAATAATCTACCCTTTCtattaacaaacaaacgaCCTACAACAactgtaaaagtaaaaaaggaTAACAATAACGTAGTGGTTTAATAAGTCACAAGCAATAACTGGGTGGCCTATGGGGAAATATCTACCAGCCGAAGATTGGCTTGTGAACGTGAGGTGGTACGAGATTCAGATCCTTGCAATGTTGATTATCATAGTCTTTTGTTCTTGGTGTTGCTCCAGTGCATAGTCTCAAGAAATCGTTCCCTGTTAGAACATAGTGTGAGAATGCCAATCCTCCATCGACCACCTCGTTAAAGCTCGGAACCGATCTTGATTTTCGCATCTTCCTTCCTCCCTCTCCATTGTTTAAGATCTTATCGAGATCTGAATACTCCATGAACCTCTGTGTTGCTGCTTCCCAAGAGAGATTGTACATTTGTTCAGGAGTGAGAGGTAGTGGCTCTTTCGTCATTGCTTCTTGCACTTTGGACACAAAGTCTTCGGATGTTTTGTAAGTTAAGCAGTTCGGGAATGATCTAAAGAATTCGTTTGAAGGGTGATCTGCACACACCACAAACTTCCCCATGGCTAGTGCTTCTGCGGTTGCTGTGCATAGAACATCGCTGATGCTGGGGTTTATGAACACTTTGTACCTTCATCAAGATGTGGGAAAGACAATCAAAGAGCGAAACCTTAACAAGTTTTTAAAAGCAAAGCACATTTTTCAGAACTTACTTGTGAAGAGCATCGTCAGCGTGGTCCCTTCCTTTGAGGAAATTGAGATTCAAGTCATGTTTCTTTGCTGCACGTTGGACCTCGACTGCATCTTCACCGTTCCCATATACATCTAGATTGAAGCTCCCAAGTTCGCTTTTGTGTTTAGCCATCAGATCTATTAGTTCTCTGTATCCTTTAGCCCACACCATTTTTCCTAAGAAGTATGCACCTTTTGAGAAAGCTTGTTCACCACGGGATCTCTCTTCAGCAATTTTCTCCCCAATCATAAGGAACTTGGGATTGACACCATGGACATTGCATACAACAGACTTTGGTAAATCTTGTGTTGCCGCAGAGAGGCGAAGAACCTTTCATGAGTAGAAAATATGTATTAGCTCGTGTACTATTTATTAGTAAAGAGGATTCAAGCAACAGAACAAGGCTTGAAGAAATAGAGTAGATGATTCACCTTGTCACAATACGCTCGTGTGACCCAATTGTTTACATGGTTCACAAAAAATGCTTGAAGAGCTCCATTCTTCTCCCTCTTGATGTACTCTAAGTAGTTTGTGTGGACAATTCCAACAACATGGTTGAATTTATCAGTCCAACGCTTGCCGTGATAATACCAGTTGAGATGTTCAGGTTCTTCAAGTATAGCAATGTCAGCATCTTTTGACGATATAAATTGAGAAGTGTCACCAGCAGGAAATATGCTGCGCCTTTCTTTTGAAAACTATAAGAAACCAGAAAGCTCAGTTACTCTAtagaaataattgaaaaacatATTGGCAGccatagaaataaaaaaatagaatccAAAATGATCAACATACCTTTCCTGGGTAAAAGGAGATTTTAAAATCAGCCTTGAAACCAATCCTTTCCTCCAACCATTTACGTATAtaactctcttgttcttcaggTGAGCTGAAGGTGAGATTGTTTGGATACACTAGTTCTTGATCAGATTCGCAGAGCCAAGGAACCACGAGAGTAACACTCTGTTTTGCAGCTTTTGCCAAATACGCCGCTCTGAATAGCGGATTTACAGCTGTTCCGGTCATCCAAGGAAGACTAGCTGTTGTAACAATTGCCACATGCCTTTTGTTTTCCGGTGTCTCAGGCTTCACAAAATCAGTCCAAAACCCACCATCATAATGGTGTCCTGTGCTTTGAAGAACACTGGCTATCCTCATATCCAAATCAACTCCATGGTTATCATTTTCAATTAAATCGGATGCTTGTGCAGATGGCAGACGCCAAAGTTGTTGGCTCTTGCATTTGCAAAGGCTTTCTACTATTCGGTCACATGTATCTGAAAGAAAATTCAGCAGAACAGAATCAGGAACTTTGTATGTAAACACTGAAACTATAAGATAATGTACAAGAAAGGGTGTTTAAAACCAATAACCTACACATCTAGAAATTTTTATGTCTACGGCAGATGTCATTTGATTGATCTGTCTCATACAGAATCTAGACTTACACATATTTGATATCCAGGATTAGTGTGATAATGCAGAACATCAAATCTCACCATCTAAACTTCTGGTGAAGCAAGCAACCCACTTAACAAAGACACTCTAATATCAGAgagaagattcaaacttttgaCGGAAAAACCACCTATGGTAGAGAAACAACTCAATACATACAACAGACAAAATAATTAACCATCATGAAGAGAAAAATGCAATCTTACCCTTTCTAACACCAATCTGATCAAGAAAAGGTTCAGATTGTCTAACCAAACATGCCAACAGTTCAGGTACATCCAACGGAGGGACATCCTGCACCAAAGTAAAAGGAGGCCAAGTTAAACTCCCAATCCAACACTGAACTCGacctaaaaatatataaagtaacAAGAAAAACTGATAGAGCTCCAACTTCCAAATACCAACCTTAGCCTCATCAGTTTCTTTGTAAATTGATTTctgcaaataaaacaaaagaaaaaagcaccATTAGAAAAGTTGCCAAACACCATAAGAAACTCAATCAATCATTCCAAGAACAGTAACTATCAAGTCAGCATACGAAAATGTCGTGGCTATTGAAAGAGAAGCCACTTCTACAGTAAGATAGAAGAAACTTTTGAAATAGGTTCCCAAAAAGTTGGAGAAACTTACAAAGCTGGTTTTGAGCTTCTCAACAAATTCACTGTTCTTGAATCCACTCAATATTTCTAACGAGCTTCGTTTCTCAAACTCTTTAAATCTACTCTTCAAAGACCTAATCGGTTCCCAATCACCGAAATaagcttctccatctctctcaGCCTCCGCGAAAAACTCCGTAAACCTAACCCTATCACTATTACGCCGTCTCCTCAATCTACTCATCTCCAAAACTCCCTGACGCTCATCCAATTCCATCTCAGACACAATCGCCTTCTTAATCGCCGATAGATCCATTCCAAGCTTCGCTCTCGCAGGTCCCCATCTCTCCATAACCTTGCGACTAATCTCCGGCGCCGAATAAACCCTACGAAACTCCGAAATCTTCGGctgaagcttcttcatgatacCAATTTCATTTGAGAAAGACGACGCCGATGGTGAACCAACGGGAAACGCAGACCTCGCCGAGTTATTGAGGAAATTCTCGATCTCTCTATCGAACGTTGATGCTAGATTCTTAACAGAGTTAGCTCTGTCTCGCATCAGCTGCAAATCCGCATCTGCTGAATCCCATACCTCTCTCCATCCTTTCGACAAAAACGATAACGCGTTTGTTGAGGATAACGTCATTgaaagagacgaagaagaagatgttccGGTCGTCATTGACGTAGATGACGGAGGAATTAGAGTTTCCTTTACCATGACTTAGGGTTTATCGTTTCGTCACGACGATTTCGTGAGAGTGCTGCTAATAAGGTTTTCTCTATCTGTTGAGAGAatttgggaagaagaagaagagaaattgacGGCTGAGATTAATTTggattgttttatttttttaattctctttCTGATTATTCTGGAAGATTAACACGTGGAAAATAAACAAGTCGGACGGACGATAGGCGCTCTTTACTGAAGCCTTGTCCCGTGAGACCGTGTCCAACGTGGCATGGGTTCCACATCATTGATTACGTGGCGTGTTGTGAGTGGTTGACGAGATTATCCGATTGTGTCGGATTTAACTTAGGAATATGCTGGAATCGAAGAATCTGGTCCTACGGGGCATGGTATTGACAAtgacatttaacaaaaaaaaacattggaaAGTGATATCAGTGGACGTAATTAGACCGTAACGAGTTCCATTAACGGATCAAAATAGAGGCCGACTTAACCAAAACAACCAACGGACGCCACGCGAGACCTTGTGAAATTGTTAGAAATTTAGCAAATTTTGATACCATTATACAATAGTAGAACCTTTGTCTTCACCATCTtgaccatatatatatcatacaaaaTATCACGGTCGACATGAACTCTTGCTCAAGAGTTTCTAGTGATTTGCCTTTGATCGCTCTCGTTAAAGCTTTTTATCAAAGaataccaaataaaaataaaaattaacaagCTCAACTTAcgataaattaacaaattaaattgaatCCAAATGGTAAGCTTGAGAAACGTCCCtgtatatgaaattgaatCCAAATCATGGCTCTAGATATTCGAGCTGACAGAGAAATTCATTAGATAATGAATAAGCTCAAGATCACGCACGTGTCTAGCCAATATTCATCTTT from Arabidopsis thaliana chromosome 3, partial sequence includes these protein-coding regions:
- the NHL1 gene encoding NDR1/HIN1-like 1 (NDR1/HIN1-like 1 (NHL1); CONTAINS InterPro DOMAIN/s: Late embryogenesis abundant protein, group 2 (InterPro:IPR004864); BEST Arabidopsis thaliana protein match is: Late embryogenesis abundant (LEA) hydroxyproline-rich glycoprotein family (TAIR:AT3G52470.1); Has 917 Blast hits to 917 proteins in 27 species: Archae - 0; Bacteria - 0; Metazoa - 0; Fungi - 0; Plants - 917; Viruses - 0; Other Eukaryotes - 0 (source: NCBI BLink).), encoding MKDCENHGHSRRKLIRRIFWSIIFVLFIIFLTILLIWAILQPSKPRFILQDATVYAFNVSGNPPNLLTSNFQITLSSRNPNNKIGIYYDRLDVYATYRSQQITFPTSIPPTYQGHKDVDIWSPFVYGTSVPIAPFNGVSLDTDKDNGVVLLIIRADGRVRWKVGTFITGKYHLHVKCPAYINFGNKANGVIVGDNAVKYTFTTSCSVSV
- the DGD1 gene encoding UDP-Glycosyltransferase superfamily protein (DIGALACTOSYL DIACYLGLYCEROL DEFICIENT 1 (DGD1); CONTAINS InterPro DOMAIN/s: Glycosyl transferase, group 1 (InterPro:IPR001296); BEST Arabidopsis thaliana protein match is: digalactosyl diacylglycerol deficient 2 (TAIR:AT4G00550.1); Has 287 Blast hits to 284 proteins in 72 species: Archae - 6; Bacteria - 66; Metazoa - 0; Fungi - 0; Plants - 156; Viruses - 0; Other Eukaryotes - 59 (source: NCBI BLink).); protein product: MVKETLIPPSSTSMTTGTSSSSSLSMTLSSTNALSFLSKGWREVWDSADADLQLMRDRANSVKNLASTFDREIENFLNNSARSAFPVGSPSASSFSNEIGIMKKLQPKISEFRRVYSAPEISRKVMERWGPARAKLGMDLSAIKKAIVSEMELDERQGVLEMSRLRRRRNSDRVRFTEFFAEAERDGEAYFGDWEPIRSLKSRFKEFEKRSSLEILSGFKNSEFVEKLKTSFKSIYKETDEAKDVPPLDVPELLACLVRQSEPFLDQIGVRKDTCDRIVESLCKCKSQQLWRLPSAQASDLIENDNHGVDLDMRIASVLQSTGHHYDGGFWTDFVKPETPENKRHVAIVTTASLPWMTGTAVNPLFRAAYLAKAAKQSVTLVVPWLCESDQELVYPNNLTFSSPEEQESYIRKWLEERIGFKADFKISFYPGKFSKERRSIFPAGDTSQFISSKDADIAILEEPEHLNWYYHGKRWTDKFNHVVGIVHTNYLEYIKREKNGALQAFFVNHVNNWVTRAYCDKVLRLSAATQDLPKSVVCNVHGVNPKFLMIGEKIAEERSRGEQAFSKGAYFLGKMVWAKGYRELIDLMAKHKSELGSFNLDVYGNGEDAVEVQRAAKKHDLNLNFLKGRDHADDALHKYKVFINPSISDVLCTATAEALAMGKFVVCADHPSNEFFRSFPNCLTYKTSEDFVSKVQEAMTKEPLPLTPEQMYNLSWEAATQRFMEYSDLDKILNNGEGGRKMRKSRSVPSFNEVVDGGLAFSHYVLTGNDFLRLCTGATPRTKDYDNQHCKDLNLVPPHVHKPIFGW
- the DGD1 gene encoding UDP-Glycosyltransferase superfamily protein (DIGALACTOSYL DIACYLGLYCEROL DEFICIENT 1 (DGD1); BEST Arabidopsis thaliana protein match is: digalactosyl diacylglycerol deficient 2 (TAIR:AT4G00550.1); Has 183 Blast hits to 183 proteins in 35 species: Archae - 0; Bacteria - 6; Metazoa - 0; Fungi - 0; Plants - 152; Viruses - 0; Other Eukaryotes - 25 (source: NCBI BLink).), coding for MVKETLIPPSSTSMTTGTSSSSSLSMTLSSTNALSFLSKGWREVWDSADADLQLMRDRANSVKNLASTFDREIENFLNNSARSAFPVGSPSASSFSNEIGIMKKLQPKISEFRRVYSAPEISRKVMERWGPARAKLGMDLSAIKKAIVSEMELDERQGVLEMSRLRRRRNSDRVRFTEFFAEAERDGEAYFGDWEPIRSLKSRFKEFEKRSSLEILSGFKNSEFVEKLKTSFKSIYKETDEAKDVPPLDVPELLACLVRQSEPFLDQIGVRKDTCDRIVESLCKCKSQQLWRLPSAQASDLIENDNHGVDLDMRIASVLQSTGHHYDGGFWTDFVKPETPENKRHVAIVTTASLPWMTGTAVNPLFRAAYLAKAAKQSVTLVVPWLCESDQELVYPNNLTFSSPEEQESYIRKWLEERIGFKADFKISFYPGKFSKERRSIFPAGDTSQFISSKDADIAILEEPEHLNWYYHGKRWTDKFNHVVGIVHTNYLEYIKREKNGALQAFFVNHVNNWVTRAYCDKVLRLSAATQDLPKSVVCNVHGVNPKFLMIGEKIAEERSRGEQAFSKGAYFLGKMVWAKGYRELIDLMAKHKSELGSFNLDVYGNGEDAVEVQRAAKKHDLNLNFLKGRDHADDALHK